The region ACGGAGTAGTAGCGAAGCCAAATTCTTCAGCACCGAGGAGGCAAGCAACGGCAACATCACGACCGGTGCGGATCTGACCATCGGTCTGGACGATAACACGGCCACGGAGGTCGTTGAGAACAAGCGTTTGGTGAGTCTCTGCAAGACCCAACTCCCAGGGAAGACCAGCATATTTGATGCCAGTCCATCGAGAAGCACCAGTACCACCATCGTGACCAGAGATCAGGATGTGGTCAGCCTTGGCTTTGGCGACACCAGAGGCCACAATACCGACACCGACCTCGGATACAAGCTTGACGGAAACACGAGACCTGGGGTTAGAGCACTTGAGGTCGTAAATGAGCTGCTTGAGATCTTCAATGGAGTAAATGTCGTGGTGAGGAGGGGGCGATATGAGACCGACACCAGGGGTGGAGTAACGGGTGTGAGCAATAGGTCCAACGACCTTGTGCCCGGGAAGTTCACCACCCTCTCCAGGCTTAGCACCCTGGGCCATCTTGATCTGAAgttcatcggcatcggcaagGTAGTGAGACGTCACACCAAAACGACCAGACGCAATCTGCTTAATCGATGAACGCATAgtatctccattctccatccGCTTGCTACGCTCTGAGTCTTCACCACCCTCACCAGTGTTAGACTTTCCACCAAGGCGGTTCATCGCCACGGCTAGAGTGGAGTGGGATTCCATCGAGATGGACCCGTAAGACATGGCACCGGTCACAAAGCGGCGAACAATCTCAGTCCAGGGCTCGACCTGGTCAATAGGAATGGGGGTCCGCTGCTCGAAGTCAAACTCAAGCATACCACGGAGGGTACAGTTCTTAATCTGCTCGTGTGCAGCCTTGGCGTACGCTTCGTACGACTTGTCATTCTTCGTGCGCACTGCGTCCTGGACATTGGCAATGCTGACGGGATCGTTGATGTGGTCTTCGCCACCGTCACGCCAGTGATATTCACCCGACTCGGTAAGACCGGGGATATCAATGATAGATCGAGATGGGTAACCGCGCTCGTGGATAGCGAATGCATCTTGAGCGATTAGCTCAAAGGTCATACCGCGAATACGGCTTGCAGTCCCAGCAAAGCAGCGGTCGATAACGCTGTCATCGATACCGAGCGCTTCGAAAATCTGAGCACCCTTGTAGGACGCCAGAGTGGAAATACCCATCTTGCTCATGACCTTTAGAATACCGCCATCACAAGAAGCTTTGTAGTTTTCGATGGCCTTTTCATCGGAAAGTTCTTTACGGATCAGGTTCTCTCGGTTCATCTTGAGGATGCACTCCATAGCCAGGTAGGGGTTGATGCCGTCAGCACCATAACCGACGAGAACACACATGTGGTGAACCTCACGAGCTTCCGCAGTTTCGACGATCAACGCTGCAAGAGATCTCCACTTGTTGCGGACGAGGTGATGGTGGACGAGACCGGTGGCCAGAAGAGCGGACACGGGCACTCTGTCAGCAGATGTAGCACGGTCAGAAAGGATGAGAACTTTGTCTTCGTTTTGGATGGCCTCGGTGGCGGCATCGCAAATACGGTCAAGAGCCTCGATGTATCCGGGGacacccttcttcttctcaaagGTGATGTCAATGAGTTTTACAGTCCAGTCCTTGTGGACACTGTTGATGTTCTTTAGAGAATTGAACTCGGGGATGGTCAAAATaggagaaggaagcagcATGCGGCGGCACTGCGATGGATCCATTGCCAGCAGGTTACCCTGAGGACCAACGTAGCACTCTAGAGACATGACAACGGCTTCACGGATAGGGTCAATTGGGGGATTGGTGACCTGAGCGAAGAGTTGACGGAAGTACTCGTACAGAAGGCGCGGTTGTTTCGCAATACAGGCGAGCGGAGCATCGTTGCCCATGGAGCCGAGAGCTTCTTTGGAATCAGCACCCATAGGGCCGAGGAGAAGAGTGACCTGCTCAAAAGAGTATCCGAAAGCCTTGAGGCGAGGGTCATTTTGAATAGTGTGGCTATCTAGGTCGTGGCGGATGTCCACGTTGTGCTCAACCAGCTTCTCAGTGACGGCAGGCAGCTTAACGAGTTCCTTGTTCAGCCATCCGCTGAAGTCCTGGCGGTGGGAGACGGTGTACTTGAGTTCGGAGTCATCAATGATACGACCAACAACTGTGTCAACCAAAAGCATTTTACCGGGCTGCAAACGACCCTTCTGGATAACACGCTCCTGGTCAATATCAACGGCACCAACTTCGGACGCGCAGATAATGCGGTCGTCGTCAGTCACGTAGAATCGGCAAGGGCGCAGGCCGTTGCGGTCCAGATTGGCACCACAGTAACGCCCATccgagaaggtgaagagagCTGGGCCATCCCAAGGTTCCATCTGGCAAGCAGCCCATTCGTAGAAAGATGCCTTGGCTGGGTCCATGGCTGGGTTGTCCTGCCATGCCTCCGGAATCATGATCATGACGGCTTCAGGTAGAGAGAGAACACCGTTGATCATCAGAAGCTCCAGGACGTTGTCAAAGGCGGCAGAGTCAGAtccaccatcttcaacaatggGAAGTAGAGACTCGAGCTCTTCGCCGAAAATCTCGGATTTCAGCAGACCCTCACGCGCACGCATCCAGTTTTTGTTTCCTCGTAGAGTGTTAATTTCACCGTTGTGAGCAGCCCAGCGCAGAGGTTGCGCACGGTCCCAAGATGGGAACGTGTTGGTAGAGAAACGAGAGTGGACAAGAGCAAAGTGGCCCTCGTAATCGACGTTCACCAGATCGTGGTAGTACTGGTACACCTGAATAGGGGCCAGCTGACCCTTGTACACAATGTTGCGGTTGCTGAGAGAGCACAAGTAGAACCAATTGGCAAGGCCAATGATGTGCGTAGCGCGTTTTCGGAGGACGTAAAGCTGCAGCTCAAAAGTCTTTGTGTCAAACTTCTCCGGATCAGTGTTCTCGGGCTTGCTACCTTCCCCGTAGGCAGATTTCAGCACTACGAAAGGTTGCAGGATAGTAGGCTCCCGAGACAAAGCTGCAGGGCCAAGGATCGTGGAATCGCGAGGAACTTCACGCCATCCTAGTACGCGCAATCCTAGTGTTGTGGCAATTTCCTCGAATTGTTTGATGGAGTCTTTCAGAGACTCTTCATCAGGTTTGAAGAAGAGGTTACCGACGGCGTACTGGCCAAGCGGTGGGAGATCCACTCCAACTTCACGAGCAAAGTTTTTAATGAAGAACTTGTGAGGGATGCTGGTCATTACACCGGCACCGTCACCGTCTCGAGCATCCGAACCGACTGCACCTCTGTGCGTCATGTTACAGAGCAGATTCCGGGCTATAAAATAGAAGACGTATCGTAAGTGAGGGCAATCCCAAATTTCCGGTCTGTATGAACTCACCATCGCTGACGATCTTGTGACTAGCTTTGCCTTTAATATTACTGTACAGTAGGAAATGTGTTAGAGTATGATAGATTGCTTTCCTGTAATGGAGATAAGGCCCATCAACTTACGCAGCAAAGCCTACACCGCAAGCATCCTTTTCATATTCGGGGTCATAGAGACCTTGCCGCTCGGGCAAAGTATTAGCCCAGCCATATCCCTTCTTTGGCTGGTACTCCGAATACTCATTCGGCTTCTGCTCCTCAACTATAGTTTGGCCATAGATTTCCTCCAAGTTCAGACCCATTCTTCCGCCGGTGGCCGACAGAGAATGGAATGACAGAAACTGGGGGAGTGGTGATGAGCGTTGGGTCGGCCGCCGCTGTTAAATTTCGGCGGGGCTGAAGCTGTGATGTATAGCCAAGGTGTAGTATGTCGTCAATAGCGGAGCGTGAGCAATGGAGGTACAATCGCAATGGTACTTTGCCCGACGTCTAGCTCCGAGGATggtttaaaaaaaaaagtagacaggagagaagaaatagaaagaagaagaggagggggaagcCAGAAATAAGAGGAGTGAGGGGAATTTGGGGGGGGTGCgtcgcaaaaaaaaaagttactaggcgggaggaggagggcgggAGGCAGAGGCCCGGGGAATTCACTTGGGACGTTCCGATACGGGCTGAGTCTGCCAGGTCTGGGTATTGTACGTATGTATGGCGCGGTACAGCAGACGGGGGAGGGTATTTCGATCGAGAGATCACGGACTGGGGAACAGAAGACCAATTCGGGAAAAATACGTACTCTGGAGGAGATCGACGACAAGGCATTCCAGCGTGGCGAATTGCCGTTTGCTTGTACATCTTCAGCCTAGTAGACTTGCAGTCGTCTCCGAGgcagaagaaaagaattagATAAACTGGCATTTCAATTCTCACGCACTGGCAACAGCCCACTCTACTACTACTCAGGGGAGTATTTCGCATTTCGCTGATAGATACAACGACAAAGCATTTTCGGCGGCTTCCGCTCCTGGCGAGATAATGTCCGCCGCAGCACTTTGGTTTGGAGTACTTTGGGGGGCTCAGGAACTCGGCTCAACTTCACATGTAGACCCAGTCGTCGAAATCTAGGGCTGCTTGTTATACGACTTCTGATCACCAACGGGGGAAACTCCAATTCAATTTCAAAAACGAATCCTCAGCTAACCTCCACGCTTGCCGCTCAAGCTCGTTCCCCCAGAGCAACACTGTTTGCAACTCTGCATGCGTCGGGATGGGGGATGGGGAACTACGGGACGCGTTCGAAGCCTCGAAGGTCGGGGAGCAGGTCAGAGATaagagagcagcagccaatCAGGACAGTGGTTTTTCAACCCTTTAACCAAGAAGATTAGGTTTCTGCTACGTCAAGATCCAAGCCGGTGGGGccagaaaagcaaagcaaCGGGCACTTGGGACGCTAGTCAAACAAGCTGGTATTGGTATTTCAGTCTATTTTACACCCTTCTCGGCGGTTGTCAGTCTCGTCTCTGAGTTGTCATCCAGCGTGCCTCAAATGATGCAGAGTCCAAGCAATGAAGAGTGGGCTCAGAGATCACCCCGCGCAATTCCGGGATGTCGATTCCATCGTCTGAGAGGACGGTCCCGTTAACACCCGGTGTATACTACGTAATTACGTACTAAGATTCCTGCGATCAGAGTTCCGAGGTCCCCATCGACCCAGGCAACCTTAAACGCTGCAAACCCGTTTGGCTCAGCCATTCGCCGACCGCGTATTTCAGAAGGTTTAAAAAGAAGGAACGAAGAATTGCTGCACGTCGCGCATCGAGGGGGAAACGAAAATCAGTTCGAGCAGATCAACAAATGGTACGTATGACCATTATGCTGATTCTGGTTTCCATGATTGGCGGCCCATTCCACGTCTCACACGTTTCAGTCATCAGTTCATCTGTCCTAGGGGCAAATGATTGTTGACTCGGATAATAATCCTTGAAGGCGACGTCGACGCTTGTCCCCTCAAGCCATGAGCAATGAGTCAGAAGCTTTCTAGCTTTGTCACTTCAAGGATTCGAGTTTCCGTCTTTGCAACAACATACTACGTAATAATTAATGTAGGTACTTTCCGTACTTGCACTCTGTCTAGCACGACAAAGTCCagagggaaggaagaggcgcTAATGCGCCAACAAATACTACTCGGGACATCCTACCATGCAAGGCTAGTTGACCTCACGCAGCAGTCAACACGCTCATGCTTTCATCTTTTTTCTCCGCCCTAACTAGATCAAAAAAGGTCCGGCTAGATGGATAATTGGGCACTATAATGGTGGGGCGGTGCAAGGATACAGTGCTTATTCCACACTGAGTCCGGAAATGTGCACATGGTCAACTGTTCAAAGTTCACCCCCACACCAGCCTCTGCTGAAAACTTAAGATAGTAGCTTAGAATGGCGATCGAGAAACGCAAGCACGGCATATTACTGAACGATGACTCTTGGCTGACAATCTGCCCTGGAATCAGCAAGGAGTCAAGTGGTGCCAAGGTCCTAACCACAGCGTAACAGAAATCATTGAGATTGGTGGTGTTTGATGGAGAACTACCTGTACGACCGTACAAAACAGCGAAATGGACGCAGTTGGCTACCTGGTAACTTTGGGAGCAtctggaaaagaaaggagaggagCTGTTTCTCGTCTTTCACAGCCAGCGCAACACGGACGAGATAGCCTTAGGCGAAGAGTTAGTGGCATGAGCCACTAAAAGTGCATTGGGCACTGAATGGTCTCAGGGCTCTTCGGACAAAGTGCACGATTTCCGCTAGCAAAAGGACTTGCATTATTCCCCACGCCCAAATGCATGATGTTGGTCGATCAGCGGTAAATCCAGTGGTACTAGTGCATACATAGCTTGATCAGCATATGTATTTTTGGCAGGGCCGGATTGGTTAATGACTGGCACGGAGCGGCGGTCCAACGCTGAGCTGTACCACCTTCACTGTCCGCTGCAGAGTGAGACTTCCGACAACGGCCAAGCTAGCGCTATCCCCTTTCGGACCGGgacaccccctcctcctccctctaAAGTCCAAACCCTCCCGAACCCCTCACTCTGTCCACAGCCAACTTCCCCTCCTGTCCTCCCCCGAAATCGGGGGCCCCGAGCCGCACCTTGCCATACAATGATAACGTGCTGATTGGCTCGTTGGTGTTTCCCCAGCACATTCGTTCAAGTCATCGAGGCTTGGGCAAGTTGGGAGATTGGGACTCGCCGCCATTGGTTCAGAACGCAAAGATAAATAAGCAAGTGCTCATTCGATGTTTTCATCTCCAAAGGGCAGCGCATAGGTATATGGGAAGAATCAATTAGCCTCTGCCCTTCCAGCTTCGTTCTTTCATCTGCCGTCGACCGTGTGTGCCTACATATAAGCCTAGAGTTAACTGTGTCTTCCGGGGAGAGTTGAGCTCCTGGCGTGGCCGGTCCCGACCAATGGGCGTCCTCGAAAAAGCCCGGGATGACGATTGTTATCCTCGTGAATCGTAACGTACGGAAATCAGTTCAGCCACGAACTGTTACCGGAAACTTGGACGGATTCTCGTCTCGTCCACGGGTTGTTCGGCCTGAACCTTGTTCCAGATGAGAGCTCTGCTGATAAGGACTTGGAGAAAGGTGATGATAATTCGAATACATAAAGCAATATATTTCCAATTCCTCCATGCTGGCTGGTGTGTTCCCATCTGACTGGGCAGCCTCCTACTACCCCGAGTAGTATCACCTTGCGCCAGGCCATGGATCTTTTATTGTTTTGTGGCCAAATACACCCAACTTGATTGGATTCCATTGTTGCTACCCAATATCCgctgtttcttctccagGACTACGGGAGCACACTGCTACGGGCCTACGCTCACCGAAAGCGGCCTTGTTTGGGAAGAGCCGTGACGGCCCAGGAGCTCCCACAGCTCGGGAACAGCAGCTTCCATGCACCAGGCAGGCGGCCCATTTTACTCTGCTTGCCAGGTATATT is a window of Aspergillus puulaauensis MK2 DNA, chromosome 4, nearly complete sequence DNA encoding:
- the GLT1 gene encoding glutamate synthase (NADH) (BUSCO:EOG092600T9;~COG:E;~EggNog:ENOG410PGFW;~InterPro:IPR028261,IPR036188,IPR017932,IPR002932, IPR002489,IPR009051,IPR006982,IPR029055,IPR013785, IPR023753,IPR036485,IPR012220,IPR006005;~MEROPS:MER1054487;~PFAM:PF07992,PF01645,PF13450,PF04898,PF00070, PF00310,PF01493,PF14691;~go_function: GO:0003824 - catalytic activity [Evidence IEA];~go_function: GO:0005506 - iron ion binding [Evidence IEA];~go_function: GO:0010181 - FMN binding [Evidence IEA];~go_function: GO:0015930 - glutamate synthase activity [Evidence IEA];~go_function: GO:0016040 - glutamate synthase (NADH) activity [Evidence IEA];~go_function: GO:0016491 - oxidoreductase activity [Evidence IEA];~go_function: GO:0016638 - oxidoreductase activity, acting on the CH-NH2 group of donors [Evidence IEA];~go_function: GO:0016639 - oxidoreductase activity, acting on the CH-NH2 group of donors, NAD or NADP as acceptor [Evidence IEA];~go_function: GO:0050660 - flavin adenine dinucleotide binding [Evidence IEA];~go_function: GO:0051536 - iron-sulfur cluster binding [Evidence IEA];~go_process: GO:0006537 - glutamate biosynthetic process [Evidence IEA];~go_process: GO:0006807 - nitrogen compound metabolic process [Evidence IEA];~go_process: GO:0055114 - oxidation-reduction process [Evidence IEA]), with the protein product MGLNLEEIYGQTIVEEQKPNEYSEYQPKKGYGWANTLPERQGLYDPEYEKDACGVGFAANIKGKASHKIVSDARNLLCNMTHRGAVGSDARDGDGAGVMTSIPHKFFIKNFAREVGVDLPPLGQYAVGNLFFKPDEESLKDSIKQFEEIATTLGLRVLGWREVPRDSTILGPAALSREPTILQPFVVLKSAYGEGSKPENTDPEKFDTKTFELQLYVLRKRATHIIGLANWFYLCSLSNRNIVYKGQLAPIQVYQYYHDLVNVDYEGHFALVHSRFSTNTFPSWDRAQPLRWAAHNGEINTLRGNKNWMRAREGLLKSEIFGEELESLLPIVEDGGSDSAAFDNVLELLMINGVLSLPEAVMIMIPEAWQDNPAMDPAKASFYEWAACQMEPWDGPALFTFSDGRYCGANLDRNGLRPCRFYVTDDDRIICASEVGAVDIDQERVIQKGRLQPGKMLLVDTVVGRIIDDSELKYTVSHRQDFSGWLNKELVKLPAVTEKLVEHNVDIRHDLDSHTIQNDPRLKAFGYSFEQVTLLLGPMGADSKEALGSMGNDAPLACIAKQPRLLYEYFRQLFAQVTNPPIDPIREAVVMSLECYVGPQGNLLAMDPSQCRRMLLPSPILTIPEFNSLKNINSVHKDWTVKLIDITFEKKKGVPGYIEALDRICDAATEAIQNEDKVLILSDRATSADRVPVSALLATGLVHHHLVRNKWRSLAALIVETAEAREVHHMCVLVGYGADGINPYLAMECILKMNRENLIRKELSDEKAIENYKASCDGGILKVMSKMGISTLASYKGAQIFEALGIDDSVIDRCFAGTASRIRGMTFELIAQDAFAIHERGYPSRSIIDIPGLTESGEYHWRDGGEDHINDPVSIANVQDAVRTKNDKSYEAYAKAAHEQIKNCTLRGMLEFDFEQRTPIPIDQVEPWTEIVRRFVTGAMSYGSISMESHSTLAVAMNRLGGKSNTGEGGEDSERSKRMENGDTMRSSIKQIASGRFGVTSHYLADADELQIKMAQGAKPGEGGELPGHKVVGPIAHTRYSTPGVGLISPPPHHDIYSIEDLKQLIYDLKCSNPRSRVSVKLVSEVGVGIVASGVAKAKADHILISGHDGGTGASRWTGIKYAGLPWELGLAETHQTLVLNDLRGRVIVQTDGQIRTGRDVAVACLLGAEEFGFATTPLIAMGCIYMRKCHLNTCPVGIATQDPELRKKFQGQPEHVINFFYYIANELRAIMAKLGIRTINEMVGRAELLKVRDDLSNPKQENIDLSLILTPAHSLRPGVATYNVRKQDHRLHTRLDNKLIAESELALEKGLPCRVECDIVNTDRALGATLSYQVSRRYGGEGLPQDTIHSNIKGSAGQSFGAYLAPGITLELEGDANDYVGKGLSGGRLIVYPPRGAAYKAEENVIVGNTCLYGATRGTCFFRGVAAERFAVRNSGATAVVEGVGDHGCEYMTGGRVVVLGSTGRNFAAGMSGGIAYILDMNQDFLSKVNMEMVECSGLEDPAEIAFLRGLIEDHHHYTGSELAARVLLDFTRALPHFVKVLPIDYKRTLEEEAAKAAAAKKPEITLPQLPSTPAEKEKPTAMPDAKKSELLDIEDSVTDSKVEKKRTALILDKTRGFMKYNRRSEKYRNPATRTRDWAELSNRLTEDELKYQSARCMDCGVPFCQSDTGCPISNIIPKWNELVFQNQWQDALNRLLMTNNFPEFTGRVCPAPCEGACVLGINEDPVGIKSIECAIIDRGFEMGWMVPRPPVVRSGKTVAIIGSGPAGLAAADQLNRAGHSVTVYERADRIGGLLMYGIPNMKLDKKVVQRRVDLMAAEGVKFVTSTAVGPGGEHSLESLRQSNDAVILATGATVARDLKAPGRELDGVHFAMQFLHKNTKSLLDSELADGSYISAKDKHVVVIGGGDTGNDCIGTSVRHGAKSVVNFELLPQPPPERARDNPWPQWPRIYRVDYGHSEVKTHMGNDPREFCIMSKEFVDDGSGRVKGINTVRVEWTKSATGGWDMKTVEGSEQFFPAELVLLSMGFLGPEDRLLGEEIERDARKNVKTNPGHYGTNVPGVYAAGDCRRGQSLIVWGINEGRQCAREVDTFLSGISSQLPVTGGIVRRPAIDAVRQATEHAVAIAA